The following proteins are co-located in the Vigna unguiculata cultivar IT97K-499-35 chromosome 9, ASM411807v1, whole genome shotgun sequence genome:
- the LOC114164751 gene encoding pectinesterase has product MSLKRLDQSLRALKSPTRNNDDIQTWLSASITFQQSCKDYADAQNKTSSADGRMQRMSEKMEYLSQLGSNSLALVNHVSEKGILKGNTNKEGHEFPKWVSAKGRKLLQDGTIKANAVVAKDGSGDYKTVSEAIKAASGKRFVIYVKEGIYKEKIKTSKDGITLIGDGKYSTLIVGDDSVGEGSSLTGSATFTITGDGFIARDIGFQNNAGPQGEQAVALNIASDHSVLYRCSVSGYQDTLYALALRQFYAECDIYGTIDFIFGNAAAVFQRCNLLLRRPRSSGYDAILANGRTDPGQNTGFSVHKCIISPTSDFKQSRNAFLGRPWKEYSRSVVMQSRIDSVIAAKGWVAWPGYGSSVLKTLYFAEYGNEGPGAGTSGRVEWKGFHVLKSQDATKFTVASFISGNSWIPSGVNFISGLN; this is encoded by the exons ATGTCATTGAAAAGGTTAGATCAATCCCTGAGAGCACTGAAATCCCCTACAAGAAACAACGATGACATTCAAACATGGTTAAGTGCTTCCATAACTTTCCAACAATCTTGTAAAGACTATGCAGATGCACAGAACAAAACATCCTCTGCAGATGGTCGTATGCAAAGAATGTCCGAAAAAATGGAGTATCTGTCTCAACTGGGAAGCAATTCATTAGCACTTGTTAACCATGTGAGCGAAAAAGGTATCCTCAAAGGGAACACCAACAAAGAGGGACATGAATTTCCGAAGTGGGTATCAGCCAAAGGACGTAAACTGCTTCAAGATGGCACCATAAAAGCAAATGCCGTAGTTGCAAAAGATGGTTCAGGAGATTACAAGACAGTTTCTGAAGCCATTAAGGCTGCTTCAGGGAAAAGGTTTGTGATTTATGTTAAGGAAGGGATTTATAAGGAGAAGATTAAAACCAGCAAAGATGGTATCACGTTAATTGGAGATGGAAAATACTCTACTCTTATTGTTGGAGATGACAGCGTTGGCGAGGGTTCTTCCTTAACTGGTTCAGCCACGTTTA CAATCACCGGCGATGGCTTTATCGCACGTGACATCGGATTCCAGAACAACGCCGGCCCACAAGGCGAACAAGCGGTGGCTCTGAACATTGCCTCCGACCATTCCGTGCTCTACCGGTGCAGCGTATCAGGGTACCAAGACACCCTCTACGCCCTCGCCCTGCGCCAGTTCTACGCAGAATGCGACATTTACGGCACAATAGACTTCATCTTCGGCAACGCCGCCGCTGTCTTCCAGCGGTGCAACCTCCTCCTCCGGCGCCCTCGCAGCTCCGGCTACGACGCCATTCTGGCCAACGGGCGAACTGACCCTGGCCAGAACACCGGGTTCTCCGTTCACAAGTGCATCATATCGCCGACCTCAGACTTTAAGCAGTCGCGCAATGCGTTTCTGGGGAGACCCTGGAAGGAGTATTCGAGATCGGTGGTGATGCAGAGTAGAATCGACAGTGTGATTGCGGCGAAAGGGTGGGTGGCGTGGCCTGGATATGGAAGCTCCGTGTTGAAGACTTTGTATTTCGCGGAGTATGGTAATGAAGGACCTGGTGCTGGAACCTCGGGGAGGGTGGAGTGGAAGGGTTTTCATGTTCTTAAGTCGCAAGATGCCACCAAATTCACTGTTGCTAGTTTTATTTCTGGAAACTCGTGGATTCCCTCTGGAGTTAATTTCATTTCAGGGCTTAATTAA
- the LOC114163017 gene encoding putative pectinesterase/pectinesterase inhibitor 45, with protein MAFQDFELISERRRNENKLRLRKKILISVVSAVLLACVVAAATFVVVQRTGGSSTKTGTPIEEASERPHVDQNSRLVEMICSSAEYKEKCQKTLGEALEKDPKLTEPKDLLMVSFIIAENEVNKAFNQTTRMDIASEDEKGAYSDCKEMFDDAKEELKRAIDEVGENDAKVLSTKAAEINNWLSAVMGYQQTCIDGIPEGKMKQDFDKLFKESRELVSNCLAVMAQFASFFSIFEGAGNIHLPWETDNNDAPAPASGSSASAPGVAPAGSALAPGSAPRPAPVPVPSIDDPLPTLPIPTWAGPSEFKGSNEKPTPNVTVAQDGSGDFKTISEALAAIQTPYEGRYVVYVKAGIYDETVTVTKKLTNLTMYGDGGDKSIITGNKNFVDGVRTFQTASFVVLGDGFLGKEMQFRNTAGAEKHQAVAARVQADQAMFFNCVFDGYQDTLYAQTHRQFYRDCTITGTIDFIFGDASAVFQNCTMMVKKPLQNQQNIVTAQGRLDKQENTGFVLQKCVIKAADDLVPLKGTVRNYLGRPWKEYSRTIIMETQIDDLIHPDGWLPWEGDFALKTLYYGEFNNNGGGASTSARVNWPNRKDIDRDEATRYTVEAFLQGTWINGTGVPAQLGLYS; from the exons ATGGCCTTCCAGGATTTCGAGCTCATCTCGGAGCGCCGAAGAAACGAGAACAAACTCAGGCTCAGGAAGAAGATCCTCATCAGCGTCGTCTCCGCCGTTCTTCTTGCATGCGTGGTTGCCGCCGCCACATTCGTGGTGGTCCAGAGAACCGGTGGTTCGTCCACGAAAACTGGAACCCCAATAGAAGAAGCCTCCGAGAGGCCACACGTGGACCAAAACTCGAGGCTGGTGGAAATGATCTGCAGCTCCGCGGAGTACAAAGAGAAATGCCAGAAAACCCTCGGCGAGGCTCTGGAGAAGGACCCCAAGCTCACGGAGCCCAAGGACCTGCTCATGGTGTCCTTTATAATTGCCGAGAACGAGGTGAACAAAGCCTTCAACCAAACCACGAGAATGGACATCGCGTCGGAAGATGAGAAAGGCGCGTACAGTGACTGCAAGGAGATGTTCGATGACGCCAAGGAAGAGCTGAAACGTGCGATCGACGAGGTCGGAGAAAACGATGCCAAAGTACTCTCCACGAAAGCTGCGGAAATCAACAACTGGCTCAGCGCGGTTATGGGCTACCAGCAAACCTGCATCGACGGGATTCCCGAAGGGAAGATGAAGCAAGACTTCGACAAGCTGTTCAAGGAGTCAAGGGAGCTTGTGAGCAATTGCCTTGCCGTTATGGCGCAGTTTGCTTCGTTCTTTTCGATCTTCGAAGGAGCTGGGAACATTCACCTTCCATGGGAAACCGACAATAATGATGCACCTGCCCCTGCTTCTGGTTCTTCTGCTTCTGCTCCCGGTGTTGCCCCTGCAGGTTCTGCTCTTGCTCCTGGTTCCGCTCCTCGTCCGGCTCCGGTCCCAGTTCCTTCCATTGATGATCCACTTCCAACTCTGCCTATTCCTACTTGGGCTGGCCCTTCTGAGTTCAAAGGATCAAATGAGAAACCCACACCCAATGTCACCGTCGCACAAGATGGCAGCGGAGACTTCAAAACCATCTCCGAAGCCTTGGCTGCCATCCAGACACCATACGAGGGAAG GTACGTGGTTTACGTTAAAGCTGGAATTTACGATGAGACCGTGACAGTGACAAAGAAATTGACAAACCTAACCATGTACGGTGACGGAGGTGACAAGAGCATCATCACTGGCAACAAAAATTTCGTTGATGGAGTCAGAACTTTCCAAACTGCATCATTCG TGGTACTGGGAGATGGATTCTTGGGCAAAGAGATGCAATTCAGAAACACTGCCGGAGCAGAGAAGCATCAAGCGGTGGCTGCAAGAGTGCAAGCCGATCAAGCAATGTTTTTCAACTGTGTCTTTGACGGTTACCAAGACACTCTCTACGCCCAAACCCACAGACAGTTCTACCGCGACTGCACGATCACCGGCACCATCGACTTCATCTTCGGGGACGCATCGGCGGTGTTTCAAAACTGCACGATGATGGTGAAGAAGCCCCTTCAGAACCAGCAGAACATTGTGACTGCACAAGGGAGACTGGACAAGCAAGAGAACACAGGGTTCGTTCTGCAGAAGTGTGTGATCAAAGCTGCTGATGACTTGGTCCCGTTGAAGGGAACGGTGAGGAACTACCTCGGAAGGCCATGGAAGGAGTACTCAAGAACCATCATCATGGAGACTCAAATCGATGACTTGATTCACCCAGATGGGTGGCTTCCATGGGAAGGGGACTTTGCACTCAAAACGCTGTACTATGGTGAGTTCAACAACAATGGAGGAGGTGCCAGCACCAGCGCTAGGGTGAATTGGCCTAACCGCAAAGACATTGATAGGGATGAGGCAACCAGGTACACGGTTGAGGCTTTCTTGCAAGGGACATGGATCAATGGCACAGGAGTCCCAGCTCAACTGGGCTTGTATTCTTAA
- the LOC114164829 gene encoding probable pectinesterase/pectinesterase inhibitor 12 has product MADSSHKLFSLLCLLFFSTTCVHSSDASVGVEVDLSFLRYLCATTPYPNLCLSSLNISIDPSPSASPSPSPSPNPNINDYLIHSLQKAVSETTNLINLFNNVGKPNIIDKQRGGGGLRDCRELHQSSLASLEESISGIRSSDMDTTDVAIYLSAVLTNKNTCLEGLDSATGTMKPVLVKAVINTYKHASNSLAILSNPAMGTDPENNPLKGDPEWLTSTDQSFFDDSHGDEYDPKEKLVVAVDGTGDFRTITEAINSAPINSMERIVIYVKEGIYEENVEIPCNRTNIVMIGDGSDVTVITGNRSVGDGWTTFRSATLAVNGKGFLARDIAFKNSAGPKSQAVALRVSAELAAFYRCAMDGYQDTLYVHSWRQFYKECDISGTIDFIFGNAAVVLQECNIISKEPLHGQATVITAQSRDDPNEPSGIVIQSCNINASFDSSSVKSYLGRPWRNYSRTVYLESFIDGFIDPKGWTEWNDDKKRLDTLYYGEFENYGPGSSTDNRVKWSGYHVMTDEDANNFTVSKFINDDDWLQVTHFPFDLGI; this is encoded by the exons ATGGCTGATTCATCTCATAAACTATTTTCCCTTCTATGTCTACTCTTCTTCTCAACTACTTGTGTCCACTCTTCCGATGCTTCCGTAGGAGTTGAAGTTGACCTCTCTTTCCTAAGATATTTGTGCGCAACCACCCCATACCCAAACCTTTGCTTAAGTTCACTCAACATCTCAATAGACCCATCTCCGTCTGCATctccatctccatctccatctCCAAATCCAAACATAAACGACTACCTCATTCACTCCCTCCAAAAAGCAGTATCTGAAACCACAAACCTCATAAATCTCTTCAACAATGTCGGAAAACCAAACATCATAGACAAGCAAAGAGGAGGAGGTGGACTTCGAGACTGTCGGGAACTCCATCAATCCTCATTGGCTTCTTTGGAAGAATCCATATCAGGCATCCGTTCCTCCGACATGGACACAACTGACGTAGCAATCTACCTCAGTGCAGTCCTCACCAACAAGAACACATGTTTAGAAGGCCTGGATTCTGCTACTGGCACCATGAAGCCCGTTCTGGTGAAGGCTGTGATCAACACTTACAAGCATGCAAGTAACTCTCTGGCAATCCTCTCTAACCCAGCGATGGGGACTGATCCTGAAAACAACCCTTTGAAGGGTGATCCAGAGTGGCTAACAAGCACTGACCAAAGCTTCTTCGATGACTCGCATGGTGATGAGTATGACCCAAAAGAAAAACTTGTTGTGGCTGTAGATGGAACCGGGGATTTTCGAACCATCACTGAAGCCATCAACTCTGCTCCAATTAACAGCATGGAGAGAATAGTGATCTATGTCAAAGAAGGGATTTATGAGGAAAACGTGGAAATCCCATGCAATAGGACCAACATTGTGATGATTGGCGATGGAAGTGATGTCACTGTCATAACTGGTAACAGAAGCGTTGGTGATGGCTGGACCACTTTCAGATCTGCAACTCTAG CGGTTAATGGTAAAGGATTTCTGGCACGTGATATAGCGTTCAAGAACAGCGCAGGGCCAAAGTCACAAGCAGTTGCCTTGAGGGTAAGTGCAGAACTTGCTGCCTTTTACAGGTGTGCAATGGATGGTTACCAAGACACTTTATATGTTCACTCCTGGAGACAATTTTACAAAGAGTGTGACATTTCTGGGACCATAGATTTCATATTTGGGAATGCAGCAGTGGTTCTACAAGAATGTAACATTATATCGAAAGAACCATTGCATGGCCAAGCCACTGTCATCACTGCACAGTCCAGAGATGACCCAAATGAGCCCAGTGGCATCGTAATCCAATCATGCAACATCAATGCTAGCTTTGATAGCAGTAGTGTTAAGAGCTACCTTGGTAGGCCATGGAGGAACTATTCTCGCACCGTTTACCTCGAGTCCTTCATTGATGGCTTCATTGACCCAAAGGGTTGGACAGAGTGGAATGATGATAAGAAAAGATTGGACACCTTGTATTACGGAGAGTTTGAGAATTATGGACCTGGTTCCAGCACAGACAATCGTGTAAAATGGTCTGGGTACCATGTAATGACCGATGAGGACGCCAACAATTTCACAGTTTCAAAGTTCATCAATGACGATGATTGGCTTCAGGTTACtcattttccttttgatttaGGAATCTGA